The DNA region ATGAAATTGAAGGCGAAAACGCATCTAGCAAGATATTTCCAAGTCATATCCAATCTCGAGTTGTGGGCTGGAAAAATAAAATTTAACACAAATCAATATTAATGTGGTGAAAAAATGAGTAGAAATAGGCCATTAGCTAAAAAATTAAGGCTTGCTAAAGCTAACAAGCAGAGCCGAACTGTCCCAGTATGGGTACGGATTAAAACCAATAGAAAAGTAATGTCTCATCCAAAAATGAGAAGACATTGGAGAAGAAGTAGCTTAAAAGTTTAAGGGGATTTTCACATGGAAAGAGTCTATGTTATACCATTAAGAAAAGTAAAAAATGTTCCAAGGACTATCAGGTCCCCAAGAGCAGTACGTTACGTGAAAGAATTCATAGGAAAACATATGAAGACAGACGACATCAAAATAGATGCATCTGTTAATGAAAAAATATGGGAAAGAGGAATTCAAAAAATACCTCCTAAAATCAAAGTAAAAGCTGTACAGGAAGAAGATGGTTCAGTTGCAGTCACCTTAGTTGAATAGGTGAACGTGATGATAAGAAGAGCTAATTTGAATGGGAACCCCAATCTTGGTGTTGCGATTTCTACAACCGATAAAATTGCAATAGTTCCCTCTAATTTATCAGAAGCACTGGAAACTCTTGTAGAGGATACTTTAGGAGTTCCTGTAGTTAAAACTCCAATTGGTGGAAGTAACCTTGCCGGAGCACTGGCTGTTGGGAATTCAAATGGATTCATAGTAACACCATATGCTCTTGACAGCGAGATAAAAGCCATTAAAGAATCTGGAGTGGAAGTAGAGCGAATTGCTGATAAGTTCACTGCAGTAGGTAATATCATACTTGCAAATGATTTTGGAGCTATTGCTAATCCACTGCTTTCTGATGAATCATTAAAAATAATTAGTGACGTTTTAGACGTTGAAGTCGAACGAGGAAGTATAGCTAACTATAAAATTACAGGATCTGTTGCTACTGCGACAAATAAAGGAATACTGGCACATCCCTCTGCAACTGAAGAAGAACTTGCCTTTGCAGAAGGTATAATGAAGGTTCCTGCAGATGTTGGAACAGTGAATAAGGGTGTAATGCTTGTTGGAGCATGTGCAGTTGCAAATTCTAACGGTGTGATTGTAGGATTGAACACTACAGGTCCTGAACTTGCAAGAATTGAAGAAGCATTAGGTTTTCTTGAGGGATATGAATGAGAACAAAAATATTTAGAATTCAAGGTAAATTTATGATGGGAAACGCCTTTCAACCTTTTACAAAGGAATTGAAAGCTATAAGTGAAGAAGATATACACGAAAAAATTTATTCAGAGTTTGGAAGCAAACACGGAATAAACAGAAACAAAATAGTCATAGAAGACATCAAAGAAATCTCAAAAGATGACGTCCAGGATCCAATGATTAAAGCCTTAGGGTGATCTCATGGAAGACAGACAAAGGCTCGAACAGATGGTAAATGAAATTAACATGTACCAGAGCCAACTGGACGTTTTAAAACAGCAAATTGAATCAGTCAATGCTTCTATAGCTGAATTAATATCAGCTGAAGAAACTTTAGAAGCTGTTAAAGGAAAAGAAGGTACAGAAACATTTGTACCAGTAGGTGCAGGTTCTTTTCTTATTGCAGAAATTAAAAATACTGATCAGGTTATAATGGGACTTGGAGCAGGCGCTGCTGCAAAGAAAAATATAGATGAAGCCAAAGAAAGTATATCTTCCCAGCGGAAAGAGCTGGAACAGTTAGTGGACAAAATGTCTGGAGATATACAGAAGTTAACTGAGTTCATTATGAGAAAAAGTCCTGAAGCTGAAGCACTACTTCAAAAAGTTGAAAGTGAAGAAGCCCAAAGGCAATAACTTTTCTTTTTTTAATTACTGGTAATTTAAAGGACGTGAACATTTTGTTTGAATCACTTAAAAAGAAGTTTAGCGGCACAATAGGAAAACTAAGTGATAAACTCTCGAGTGAGGAGGAAGCAGGAGAAAATCGCCAGGAAGAAGTTCCAGGGGAAACCAAAGAAACTACTGAAACCTTCGAGAAACTGGAAAAAATTGAAGAACCTTCAGCTGAAAAAAAAGAGCTTGAGACTGAAGAGCCTCTAGTTGAAGAAAAAGAGTCTGAAACTGGAGTTAAAGGAAGATTATCCGGAATTTTTTCTAGAGAAAAGAAGGAAGAAAAGGTAGAAGAAAAACCTGCGGAAACTCATGATGAGCCCGAAGAAGTAGCGGAAGAAAAATCAGGAATGTTCTCGTTTGTTACCAAAAAAACAATATCTGAAAAAGATATTGATGATATACTCTTTGAACTTGAAATGTCACTCATGGAAAGTGATGTTGCAATGGAAGTCGCTGAAAAAATAATTAATTCTGTAAAAGAAGATTTAGTGGGTAGAAAAATCAGAAGAAGAAGCGACGTTGCAGAATTTACAAGAGATGCCCTTAAAAAAGCTATTTCTGAAATATTAGGGGTTGAAACTAAAGACCTCAAAGAAATGGCTGATAAAGCACGAAAATCTGGCGAACCCCTCAAAATCATGTTTGTGGGGATAAATGGTACTGGTAAAACAACCACTATAGCTAAAGTGGCTACCTATTTCATAAATGATGGATACACTCCAGTTATTGCAGCTGCAGATACTTTCAGGGCAGGTGCAATTGAACAAATAAGCCATCATGCTGAAAATATTGGTGTAAAGATTATAAAGCACAAAAAAGGTGCAGATCCCGCAGCAGTTGCATATGATGCAGTTGAACATGCAAAAGCTAAAGGAAAAGAGATAGTTTTAATTGACACAGCAGGTAGAATGCAGACAAATGTGAATCTCATGGATGAGATGAAGAAAATCAAGCGTGTTGTAAAACCAGATCTTATTATTTACGTTGGTGATTCCTTAACTGGAA from Methanobacterium bryantii includes:
- a CDS encoding 50S ribosomal protein L39e, which codes for MSRNRPLAKKLRLAKANKQSRTVPVWVRIKTNRKVMSHPKMRRHWRRSSLKV
- a CDS encoding 50S ribosomal protein L31e yields the protein MERVYVIPLRKVKNVPRTIRSPRAVRYVKEFIGKHMKTDDIKIDASVNEKIWERGIQKIPPKIKVKAVQEEDGSVAVTLVE
- a CDS encoding translation initiation factor IF-6: MIRRANLNGNPNLGVAISTTDKIAIVPSNLSEALETLVEDTLGVPVVKTPIGGSNLAGALAVGNSNGFIVTPYALDSEIKAIKESGVEVERIADKFTAVGNIILANDFGAIANPLLSDESLKIISDVLDVEVERGSIANYKITGSVATATNKGILAHPSATEEELAFAEGIMKVPADVGTVNKGVMLVGACAVANSNGVIVGLNTTGPELARIEEALGFLEGYE
- the rpl18a gene encoding 50S ribosomal protein L18Ae, whose amino-acid sequence is MRTKIFRIQGKFMMGNAFQPFTKELKAISEEDIHEKIYSEFGSKHGINRNKIVIEDIKEISKDDVQDPMIKALG
- the pfdA gene encoding prefoldin subunit alpha, with product MEDRQRLEQMVNEINMYQSQLDVLKQQIESVNASIAELISAEETLEAVKGKEGTETFVPVGAGSFLIAEIKNTDQVIMGLGAGAAAKKNIDEAKESISSQRKELEQLVDKMSGDIQKLTEFIMRKSPEAEALLQKVESEEAQRQ
- the ftsY gene encoding signal recognition particle-docking protein FtsY, with the translated sequence MFESLKKKFSGTIGKLSDKLSSEEEAGENRQEEVPGETKETTETFEKLEKIEEPSAEKKELETEEPLVEEKESETGVKGRLSGIFSREKKEEKVEEKPAETHDEPEEVAEEKSGMFSFVTKKTISEKDIDDILFELEMSLMESDVAMEVAEKIINSVKEDLVGRKIRRRSDVAEFTRDALKKAISEILGVETKDLKEMADKARKSGEPLKIMFVGINGTGKTTTIAKVATYFINDGYTPVIAAADTFRAGAIEQISHHAENIGVKIIKHKKGADPAAVAYDAVEHAKAKGKEIVLIDTAGRMQTNVNLMDEMKKIKRVVKPDLIIYVGDSLTGNDAVEQASKFDEAVGVDGIVLTKADADAKGGAALSIGYVINKPILFLGVGQSYEDIMEFKPEWMVDQLV